A window from Dioscorea cayenensis subsp. rotundata cultivar TDr96_F1 chromosome 10, TDr96_F1_v2_PseudoChromosome.rev07_lg8_w22 25.fasta, whole genome shotgun sequence encodes these proteins:
- the LOC120270575 gene encoding uncharacterized protein LOC120270575 has protein sequence MAMTEFAMVEELASLIKDNLISKHLILSTEETLIDFLQNNASSDGVLELQPTSPYHRLLLHRLADIYGFAHESVGEGDDRHLVLMRCPESAIPSILVSDIVYQYDDQSSTSLHHILRREEAPVSKSTQITQPSITFEQREAAYLAARERIFSLQEGDEHEVVVPKSRKVPLVAQRMISHALGQKICSAKSVDQQSILQKCEETSPADDGKNVTGQLNSTFSPTEGKITQPISDLPSSGKKLNEEEAFKSSPGFSNVDRKVQQPSSKKASNGTLIPSGCNRKVVSKQNLEREQIGAAKRMFANALGLPSTKGNHGLQMKSNEGKKSISHDT, from the exons ATGGCTATGACCGAGTTTGCAATG GTTGAGGAGCTGGCTTCACTTATCAAAGACAATTTAATCAGCAAGCACCTTATTCTTTCCACAGAAGAGACTCTAAttgattttcttcaaaataatgcTAG TTCAGATGGTGTATTAGAGCTTCAACCAACAAGTCCATATCATCGCTTGCTTTTGCATCGTCTTGCGGATATTTATGg CTTTGCTCATGAATCTGTCGGTGAAGGAGATGATCGGCATTTAGTTCTGATGCGATGCCCAGAATCAGCCAT ACCATCAATCCTTGTCAGTGATATAGTTTATCAGTATGATGATCAATCATCCACATCCTTGCATCATATCTTAAGGAGAGAAGAAGCTCCAG TTTCAAAGTCGACACAAATTACACAACCTTCAATTACATTTGAGCAACGAGAAGCCGCTTATTTAGCTGCCCGCGAGCGAATCTTTTCTCTGCAGGAGGGTGATGAACATGAAGTTGTTGTTCCGAAGTCTCGTAAAGTTCCTTTAGTTGCCCAAAGGATGATATCACATGCGCTAGGCCAAAAGATTTGTAGTGCCAAATCTGTTGATCAGCAGAGCATTCTGCAAAAAtgtgaagaaacatcaccagcTGATGATGGTAAAAACGTTACAGGACAGCTGAACTCTACTTTCAGCCCCACTGAAGGCAAAATTACTCAGCCTATTAGTGACTTGCCTTCCAGTGGAAAGAAGctcaatgaagaagaagcattTAAAAGTAGTCCTGGTTTCTCTAATGTTGATAGAAAGGTGCAACAGCCATCCAGCAAAAAGGCATCCAATGGAACTTTGATTCCAAGTGGGTGCAATCGAAAAGTGGTTAGCAAGCAAAACCTGGAGAGAGAACAAATAGGAGCTGCCAAGAGGATGTTCGCCAATGCCTTGGGTCTACCTTCTACCAAGGGAAATCATGGCcttcaaatgaaatcaaatgaagGCAAGAAATCTATTAGCCATGACACATAG